In the Anaerolineae bacterium genome, one interval contains:
- a CDS encoding IS5 family transposase translates to MSNKEWKIIKTVLPPPAENQQNSLRQIVDAIFYVNKTGGQWRALPHEYPPWPSVYYHFAKWSKDGLLEALNTTLCKADRTKRGRQETPTGALIDSQSVKTAKEAQDVGIDGGKKVKGHKRHSLTDTVGNMLNVVVTAANVSDIAGGQLLIEKIMEDFPTIEKIWADG, encoded by the coding sequence ATGAGTAACAAGGAATGGAAGATAATCAAAACTGTGTTGCCCCCGCCAGCAGAGAACCAACAAAACAGTCTACGGCAAATCGTAGATGCTATTTTTTATGTAAACAAAACAGGCGGTCAATGGCGTGCTTTGCCCCACGAGTATCCCCCCTGGCCGAGTGTCTACTATCACTTTGCCAAGTGGTCTAAAGATGGCCTGCTGGAAGCTCTCAATACCACCTTGTGCAAAGCAGACCGCACCAAACGGGGGCGTCAAGAGACCCCCACCGGAGCCTTGATTGATAGTCAAAGCGTAAAAACAGCGAAAGAAGCGCAAGATGTGGGCATAGATGGGGGTAAAAAGGTCAAAGGACACAAGCGACATAGTTTGACCGATACGGTGGGCAATATGCTCAATGTAGTGGTCACTGCTGCCAATGTGTCGGACATTGCCGGTGGGCAATTGCTTATTGAGAAGATAATGGAAGATTTTCCCACGATTGAGAAGATTTGGGCGGATGGC
- a CDS encoding amphi-Trp domain-containing protein — protein MGKETRLFKSEERKSRSDVSAFLHQLADKIAKEQVVLRQGQEEITLHLPHSLILEVQVEDEDKGAKGVQHSLEVEIKWFDNEPGGPLELG, from the coding sequence ATGGGCAAAGAAACAAGATTATTCAAAAGTGAGGAACGGAAAAGCCGCTCAGATGTAAGCGCATTTTTACACCAATTGGCCGATAAGATTGCGAAAGAGCAAGTTGTGTTACGTCAGGGCCAAGAGGAGATTACCCTGCATCTTCCTCACAGTCTGATTCTTGAAGTGCAGGTAGAAGATGAAGATAAAGGGGCCAAAGGTGTCCAGCATAGTCTGGAAGTGGAAATCAAGTGGTTTGATAATGAGCCGGGAGGTCCTTTGGAGTTAGGGTAG
- a CDS encoding cation:proton antiporter produces MTPGNTFVEIAAILGLAILLGIVGQKLRQPLIIMFLAAGIVAGPSVLGIIQSHEQIELLAEIGIALLLFIVGLKLDLHLIRTTGPVALATGLGQIIFTSIIGFAIAIALGMSLLTAAYVSVALTFSSTIIIVKLLSDKKEIDSLHGQITIGFLIVQDIAAILALVGLTTFGSSVAEGESAFVSALVIGAKGLGLLAVVALLMKYVIPYLTRRLAHSLELLTLFAVAWAVFLGAGSELLGFSKEVGAFLAGISLASTEYRDSIGARLTSLRDFLLLFFFIDLGARLDWSTVGSQVGASFIFSLFVLIGNPLIVLAIMGYMGYRRRTAFLAGLTVAQISEFSLIVVALGLSLGHISNETVGLVTLVGVVTIFISTYMILYSDSLYNFLSHPLKVFERRNPYREAAIDTLAEPTPIDVILVGLGNYGSGLVEYLLRRNKTILGVDFDPNVVERWREQGLSVLYGDMADPEIFEHLPLNKARWVVSAVRSKELNLALISNVKKEGYHCKVALAATNEAETAEFKSAGAHLVVRPFADAAEQAADALTYAMDFLPETIDWPISFMEMRVKSDAAVAGQSIRDIPLRSTAGVSILAVSRGGQTYYDPEPDFKIFPGDRLLIIGSPGGLKNTERILNQLDSRKAIDDGDRFEIAKVKVVNGSELAGKTLADISFRQKYGVTLIGIQRDQKQITSINPAQQLLVGDCLIVIGKAEAVEALKNREPL; encoded by the coding sequence ATGACGCCTGGAAACACATTTGTGGAAATTGCCGCTATTTTAGGCCTGGCAATTCTACTTGGAATCGTTGGGCAAAAATTGCGCCAACCTTTGATCATCATGTTTTTGGCTGCCGGCATTGTGGCCGGCCCTTCAGTTTTGGGAATTATCCAGAGCCATGAACAGATCGAATTACTGGCAGAGATTGGCATTGCGCTTTTGTTGTTTATTGTCGGCCTCAAACTCGATTTGCATCTGATCCGCACGACCGGCCCGGTCGCTCTGGCTACCGGTCTGGGGCAGATCATTTTTACGTCGATCATTGGCTTCGCAATTGCCATAGCCCTGGGAATGTCGCTTCTTACCGCTGCCTACGTATCGGTTGCGCTTACGTTTTCAAGCACAATTATCATTGTAAAGCTTTTGTCAGATAAAAAAGAGATCGACTCTCTCCATGGCCAAATAACCATTGGCTTTCTGATTGTGCAGGATATTGCTGCAATTCTGGCTTTAGTCGGCTTGACCACGTTCGGCTCATCAGTTGCTGAAGGCGAGTCGGCATTTGTCTCGGCCCTGGTTATTGGCGCTAAAGGGTTGGGGCTGCTGGCGGTTGTGGCCCTGTTGATGAAATACGTTATCCCCTATCTAACCAGACGCCTGGCCCACTCTTTGGAATTGTTGACTCTTTTTGCCGTTGCCTGGGCGGTTTTCCTGGGCGCGGGCAGCGAATTGCTCGGGTTCAGCAAAGAGGTGGGCGCGTTTCTGGCCGGAATATCGCTGGCATCCACCGAATACCGCGATTCTATTGGGGCGCGTCTGACAAGTCTCAGGGACTTCCTACTCCTGTTTTTCTTTATTGACCTGGGGGCGCGTTTGGATTGGTCCACCGTGGGGTCGCAAGTGGGTGCATCGTTTATTTTTTCCCTATTCGTACTCATTGGCAATCCGCTGATTGTTTTAGCCATTATGGGCTATATGGGGTATCGACGCCGGACGGCGTTTCTAGCCGGGCTTACGGTGGCCCAAATCAGTGAGTTTTCCCTCATTGTGGTGGCTTTGGGCTTGAGTCTGGGCCATATCTCTAATGAAACCGTGGGTCTGGTTACCCTGGTGGGGGTTGTCACTATTTTTATCTCCACTTACATGATTCTATATAGCGACTCGCTTTACAATTTTCTATCCCACCCTTTGAAGGTATTTGAAAGGCGTAACCCCTATCGGGAAGCGGCCATAGATACCCTAGCGGAACCAACGCCAATAGATGTCATTTTGGTAGGTTTGGGCAACTATGGCAGCGGGCTGGTAGAATACCTCTTACGGCGCAATAAAACCATATTGGGCGTTGATTTCGATCCCAACGTTGTTGAAAGATGGCGCGAACAGGGCTTATCCGTTTTGTATGGGGACATGGCCGACCCGGAGATTTTTGAACACTTGCCGCTAAATAAGGCTCGTTGGGTGGTCAGCGCCGTCCGCTCAAAAGAGCTGAATCTGGCCCTTATCAGCAATGTTAAAAAAGAGGGGTATCATTGCAAGGTGGCTTTGGCCGCCACAAACGAGGCAGAAACCGCTGAGTTTAAAAGCGCAGGCGCCCACCTGGTTGTTCGGCCATTTGCCGACGCAGCAGAACAGGCGGCCGATGCGCTGACCTATGCTATGGATTTTTTGCCGGAAACCATCGATTGGCCTATTTCATTTATGGAAATGAGGGTCAAATCGGATGCTGCGGTGGCCGGGCAGTCCATTAGAGATATTCCGTTAAGGTCCACAGCCGGAGTATCGATTCTGGCGGTCAGCCGGGGCGGTCAGACTTATTATGACCCGGAACCGGATTTCAAGATATTTCCAGGGGACCGCCTGCTCATCATAGGCTCTCCGGGCGGATTAAAGAATACCGAAAGGATACTCAATCAACTTGATTCGAGAAAAGCTATAGATGATGGAGATCGTTTTGAAATTGCAAAAGTCAAAGTTGTCAATGGTTCGGAACTTGCAGGCAAAACCCTGGCAGATAT